AATTGCTTCAATATGATCATTAACATAATCATCTGCTGCTACATTATTACCAAATGGTTCATTGGCTATATTTATTATTACATATTCTTCCTGTCCTTTAAGTACATCTGCTATGTCAATCCAATAATCTACAGCAGTACTTATATGAGCAGCATCATTATCTTCTCCATATCCTGTACAATCATGAATTTCAAGAATAGGAATCATATTATTTGCTTTAGAAACCTCTATAATATTAGCTACTGATTCAGCAGAATCTCTTCCCCAAGCTCCAGCGTGTGCACCATTACTAAGTACAACTCTAACACTATTCACACCAAGCCCCGCTATAGCTTCTAATGCTGCTTCAGGTACGTCCTGATGCCAATCAAACCAGGTATGAGGAAAACTTAAACCTCTCATAATAAATTCATTGCCATTAGCATCATAGATTTTACTATCTTCCACATAAAAACCATCTGCACTTACAGCATTGTCTTCAGCAGGGAAAGAATCAATCATATCTAATAGATATCTACCTAATAAAGTAGCATCTAGAGAACTCACATAAGTATCTCCATTAAGTCTAGCAGCAGCTACATTTATATCTACAGGTATATCCATAATATATCTGGTCAAAAGAACATAATCTCTTGAATCAATCACACCATCTTCATTAACATCACCAAAAGTTACAGCCATTACTGAAACACTAAATACTAAAAATAAGCTTATTACTATTAGTAAACTTAAATTAGTTCTTTTCATGGTTCTCCTCCTTTAAAATATCTCATTAATTTAGATATTTTAGCTTAAAGGGATAAGTTTGGGTATAAATCAATAAAATAAACAATTAAAAGTAAATTAAATATGCACAAAATTTTAAGTAATTAAACTATTAGTAATTTAGAGTATATCTCCAGGATATACTCTCCTGGAGATATACTTGATTATTATCTTAGCTTAGTAACTATTGGTTATAAATAATATTTCTTAGTGCGATTACGTCTAATGAGTTTACTACTCCATCACCATTTATATCAGGATCGCCTACAATATCACTATCATCTATTATTGTAAGAATATACCTTTGTAGTAATGTCATATCTAGTGAATTTACTTGTCCATCACCGTTTAAGTCCCCATCATTTTCTGGAGGAGGTGGAGGTGTATCGCCATCACCATTAAGATCTAGATATGAACTTACCCAAGCAAGTGGAGCATTCCAGTTAATGGTACACTCGTTTGTTGACCAGGATTCGATATGATCCATATATGACTTTTGAGGAGCCATACCGCCAG
The Halanaerobiaceae bacterium ANBcell28 genome window above contains:
- a CDS encoding cellulase family glycosylhydrolase; this translates as MKRTNLSLLIVISLFLVFSVSVMAVTFGDVNEDGVIDSRDYVLLTRYIMDIPVDINVAAARLNGDTYVSSLDATLLGRYLLDMIDSFPAEDNAVSADGFYVEDSKIYDANGNEFIMRGLSFPHTWFDWHQDVPEAALEAIAGLGVNSVRVVLSNGAHAGAWGRDSAESVANIIEVSKANNMIPILEIHDCTGYGEDNDAAHISTAVDYWIDIADVLKGQEEYVIINIANEPFGNNVAADDYVNDHIEAIQRLRENGFKHALMIDAANWGQDWERIMLNRAPEIFAADPDENTIFSIHMYQVYSSPWDVDNYLDEFAQHNLPLVIGEFGHAHYGENVAHERIMERAQQDGLGYIGWSWYGNNSPVEDLDMSYDWLGENLTPWGEEFFFGPNGIQETSEICTIFTQ